One part of the Quercus lobata isolate SW786 chromosome 7, ValleyOak3.0 Primary Assembly, whole genome shotgun sequence genome encodes these proteins:
- the LOC115953616 gene encoding protein PIN-LIKES 6, producing the protein MERFLSAVAMVNQAAAEAGVGVAGESLLGTIKIAVLPIAKVFTMCFLGFLMASKYVNILPASGRKLLNGLVFSLLLPCLIFSQLGQAITIEKMLEWWFIPMNVILGSMSGSLIGFIVASLVRPPYPFFKFSIIQIGIGNIGNVPLVLIAALCRDKSNPFGDSEKCSTDGTAYISFGQWVGAIILYTYVFQMLAPPPGGTFDIEDGNLPIKDPPKEATAEQLPLLTHEEAASANPKEEHQPTASEKGKFKGLLFFLYEKLKLKQILQPPIIASILAMLLGAVPFFKQLIFTADAPFFFFTDSCIILGEAMIPCILLALGGNLVDGPGSSKLGLRTTAAIIFARLVLVPPAGLGIVMLADKLGFLPAGDKMFRFVLLLQHTMPTSVLAGAVANLRGCGREAAAVLFWVHIFAIISMSGWIVLYLNILF; encoded by the exons ATGGAGAGATTTTTATCGGCGGTGGCGATGGTGAATCAGGCGGCTGCAGAAGCCGGGGTGGGAGTGGCCGGAGAATCCCTTTTAGGGACTATCAAAATCGCAGTGTTGCCAATAGCAAAGGTCTTCACAATGTGCTTTTTGGGATTCCTTATGGCTTCCAAATATGTCAACATTTTGCCTGCTAGTGGAAGGAAACTTTTAAATGGG CTGGTCTTTTCACTTTTACTTCCATGTTTGATATTCTCTCAACTTGGTCAAGCTATCACCATTGAGAAAATGCTTGAATG GTGGTTTATTCCTATGAATGTTATTCTGGGTAGCATGTCAGGATCCTTAATAGGTTTCATTGTTGCATCGCTTGTCCGTCCACCATACCcttttttcaagttttcaatcATACAAATTGGAATTG GCAATATTGGGAACGTACCACTTGTATTGATTGCGGCTCTATGCAGAGACAAATCTAATCCTTTTGGTGACTCAGAAAAATGTAGCACAGATGGGACTGCCTATATTTCATTCGGCCAGTGG GTTGGTGCCATCATCTTATACACATATGTGTTTCAGATGTTGGCGCCTCCTCCCGGAGGTACCTTTGACATTGAGGATGGAAATCTTCCCATCAAGGACCCTCCAAAGGAAGCCACAGCTGAGCAACTTCCATTGCTTACACACGAGGAGGCAGCATCAGCCAATCCAAAGGAAGAGCATCAGCCAACTGCTTCAGAGAAAGGAAAG TTTAAAGGTTTACTTTTTTTCCTGTATGAGAAGTTGAAGCTGAAGCAAATACTTCAGCCACCTATCATCGCTTCC ATTCTAGCCATGTTACTTGGTGCGGTACCATTTTTTAAGCAATTGATCTTCACAGCAgatgctcctttttttttcttcactgaCAGTTGCATTATTCTTGG GGAGGCCATGATTCCATGCATCCTGTTGGCATTAGGAGGCAACCTTGTTGATG GACCTGGAAGTTCAAAGCTTGGTCTACGGACAACTGCTGCTATTATTTTTGCACGGTTAGTTTTGGTGCCTCCTGCAGGACTTGGCATTGTCATGTTGGCTGATAAGCTTGGTTTCCTCCCAGCCGGGGATAAGATGTTCAGATTTGTCCTACTTCTTCAGCACACAATGCCGACATCTGTCCTTGCTG GTGCTGTCGCCAATTTAAGAGGTTGTGGTAGGGAAGCAGCTGCAGTCCTCTTCTGGGTTCATATTTTTGCTATCATATCAATGTCTGGATGGATTGTTCTCTACCTCAACATTCTATTCTAA
- the LOC115953383 gene encoding E3 ubiquitin-protein ligase Praja-2: protein MDADTPRIPEQLPQSNAHGRINSGLIVDHSVQPAACGLCQRILSPENEASGDLQTIGICGDCKFLILEDHWTPRQDSYQRRASRGRRTRYSSSESVEYHFSQELSHVINQARQNQSSVSGYEDQPSDGDASVRLLQHSSSRSTPSGSGIWRRVLSDTESDGFDHPDSLYGESESNVSFGQYRVFHGESDAISFSAYGGDSDASVDGHSFLDREMSVQPDDGSVFESDTDIDPMHAGLDQWDSEEDEDEEEEEEEEEEEEEEEEGEGEGEGEEEEGEWEEADAEDDAEALTEYEYQTFFTSEAPTWRGRQGSQTFIHTIFANSEEEELPPYVRNSGDYLDARGFEELLVHLAETESSRRGAPPAAVSFVNSLPRVVINEEHQKHEGLACAICKEVLPIGTEVNQLPCFHLYHPSCILPWLSTRNSCPLCRYELPTDDKDYEEGKQNNSGGVGIHEIQQENVSDDDSSVVFDEAESDEERELNQGRTEQRELLDVDPATNSSGREGGRGRWFFLAAAPIVGLMGIVLVLWLGNPLIQRREPTNQCSFVDPGHRQIHISTSSPTQRENRSRRWWSFF from the coding sequence ATGGATGCAGACACACCAAGAATCCCAGAACAGTTGCCTCAGTCCAATGCCCATGGCCGCATTAATAGTGGTTTGATTGTTGACCATTCTGTCCAACCAGCAGCATGTGGTTTATGCCAAAGAATCCTTTCTCCTGAAAATGAGGCAAGTGGTGACCTCCAGACCATTGGTATATGTGGGGACTGTAAATTCTTAATTCTTGAAGATCATTGGACCCCCAGGCAAGACTCATATCAGCGTAGGGCATCTAGAGGAAGAAGAACCAGGTACAGCAGTTCTGAGTCTGTTGAATATCACTTCTCACAAGAACTTTCACATGTAATTAACCAGGCTAGGCAAAACCAATCAAGTGTCTCTGGGTATGAGGATCAACCTTCAGATGGTGATGCTTCGGTTAGGTTATTGCAGCACTCAAGTTCCCGCTCTACCCCAAGTGGATCTGGAATATGGCGGCGAGTACTCTCTGATACTGAAAGTGATGGTTTTGATCATCCGGACTCCCTTTATGGGGAGAGTGAATCAAATGTCAGTTTTGGTCAGTACAGGGTTTTTCATGGTGAGAGTGATGCCATTTCTTTTAGTGCCTATGGAGGGGATTCTGATGCTTCTGTAGATGGACATAGTTTCCTGGACCGTGAAATGTCTGTTCAACCAGATGATGGCAGCGTTTTTGAAAGTGATACTGATATTGATCCTATGCATGCTGGCCTTGACCAATGGGACTCTGAAGAAGacgaagatgaagaagaagaagaagaagaagaagaggaagaagaagaagaagaagaaggagagggagaaggagaaggagaagaagaagaaggtgagtGGGAAGAAGCTGATGCTGAAGATGATGCAGAAGCATTAACTGAATATGAATATCAAACTTTTTTCACTTCTGAGGCTCCGACTTGGAGAGGCAGGCAAGGTTCACAAACATTTATTCATACCATCTTTGCTAACTCAGAGGAAGAAGAGTTACCGCCTTATGTCAGGAATTCTGGGGATTATCTTGATGCAAGAGGCTTTGAAGAACTGCTTGTACATCTTGCTGAGACTGAAAGCTCTAGACGAGGAGCACCTCCTGCAGCCGTGTCTTTTGTAAATAGTCTGCCTCGTGTAGTCATTAATGAGGAGCATCAGAAGCATGAAGGCTTAGCATGTGCAATATGCAAAGAAGTTCTACCCATTGGCACCGAAGTAAATCAGCTTCCCTGCTTTCACCTCTATCACCCTTCATGTATCTTGCCGTGGTTGAGCACACGAAATTCATGTCCCCTTTGTCGGTATGAGCTTCCTACTGATGACAAAGATTATGAAGAGGGGAAGCAGAACAATAGTGGTGGAGTGGGAATCCATGAAATCCAGCAGGAAAATGTCAGTGACGACGATTCTTCTGTTGTCTTTGATGAAGCTGAATCAGATGAAGAGCGTGAACTTAATCAAGGCAGAACAGAGCAGAGAGAACTGCTAGATGTGGATCCTGCTACTAATAGCTCTGGTCGGGAGGGTGGTAGGGGGAGATGGTTTTTTCTTGCTGCTGCTCCTATTGTCGGTCTCATGGGCATTGTGCTCGTGTTGTGGTTAGGCAATCCTCTGATTCAAAGAAGAGAGCCAACAAACCAATGCAGCTTTGTTGATCCTGGCCATCGTCAAATTCACATTTCTACCTCCTCACCCACCCAAAGGGAGAATAGGAGTAGGAGATGGTGGTCATTTTTCTAG